In the Drosophila takahashii strain IR98-3 E-12201 chromosome 3R, DtakHiC1v2, whole genome shotgun sequence genome, one interval contains:
- the GILT3 gene encoding GILT-like protein 3: MNKIFGILCALCLLLVWPTSGNGQSPESQKLLVAIHYEALCPDSMNFIRRRLHDALEDNNWWSVTDLKLYPFGKAGFYNDSGKMQVYCQHGTDECELNALHACIIETLELRKAFELIYCMLRSYSNELDQCSRRLGLDVSKARECKSSRSTPEILEPYGRETLKLEISFVPSIVFENNFDPYGQRSIRNNFERHFCQEYKKKFNIILPSCSAIL, encoded by the exons atgaataaaatatttggaatattGTGTGCCCTGTGCCTGCTGCTCGTTTGGCCCACGTCCGGAAATGGACAATCCCCGGAAAGCCAGAAACTCCTGGTGGCCATCCACTACGAAGCACTGTGTCCAGACAGCATGAACTTCATCCGTCGCCGACTGCACGATGCTCTTGAGGATAATAACTGGTGGTCTGTCACCGATCTGAAGCTATATCCATTCGGCAAGGCGGGG TTCTACAACGACTCTGGTAAAATGCAAGTTTATTGCCAACATGGCACAGATGAGTGTGAACTCAATGCCCTGCACGCCTGTATTATTGAGACCCTGGAACTTCGAAAGGCCTTTGAACTGATCTACTGCATGCTGCGATCCTACTCCAATGAACTGGATCAATGTTCCAGGAGATTAGGTTTGGATGTGAGCAAAGCTAGGGAATGCAAGAGTTCGCGTTCAACCCCCGAAATCTTGGAGCCCTACGGCAGGGAAACCCTCAAACTGGAAATCTCCTTTGTGCCCAGCATTGTGTTTGAGAAT AATTTTGATCCCTATGGACAGAGAAGCATTCGCAACAACTTTGAGAGGCACTTTTGCCaggaatataaaaagaaatttaacattattcTGCCCTCTTGTTCCgcaattttgtaa
- the GILT2 gene encoding GILT-like protein 2, which translates to MRAFVFVCLLVGWVGVATPRRLRAPQADRLPITLYYEALCPYCMQFVTTQLSPSMIRLARLPFTDLTLIPFGNARTDAAGNVNCQHGELECELNAWHACVLEHHDIVESLKLIACMMRFKKNRLDKCADRLKIDVSDVKNCKKTRRVNDILKKYGEETAKIPFQGVPAIAMDNIYDADISANLTDNFDSIFCAKYKEKFNKKLDNCQ; encoded by the exons ATGAGGGCGTTTGTCTTTGTCTGCCTGCTGGTGGGatgggtgggcgtggccacgcCCAGG CGACTGCGAGCACCACAAGCTGATCGACTGCCAATTACCCTGTACTACGAAGCACTGTGTCCCTACTGCATGCAATTTGTCACCACCCAACTGAGTCCTTCGATGATCCGACTGGCTCGACTGCCCTTTACTGATCTTACGCTAATTCCCTTTGGAAATGCCAGG ACCGACGCCGCCGGAAATGTGAACTGCCAGCACGGAGAGCTGGAGTGCGAATTGAATGCCTGGCACGCCTGCGTACTGGAGCACCATGACATTGTCGAATCCCTGAAGCTGATCGCCTGCATGATGCGGTTCAAGAAGAACAGGCTGGACAAGTGCGCTGACCGCCTTAAAATCGACGTGAGCGATGTCAAAAACTGCAAGAAGACGCGGCGGGTGAATGACATTCTGAAGAAATACGGCGAGGAGACAGCAAAGATCCCATTTCAGGGAGTGCCAGCCATAGCGATGGACAAT ATTTATGATGCAGATATATCGGCCAATTTAACTGACAATTTTGATTCCATTTTTTGCGCCAAGTACAAGGAGAAGTTCAACAAGAAGCTGGACAATTGTCAGTAA
- the eIF3d1 gene encoding eukaryotic translation initiation factor 3 subunit D-1, with protein sequence MSETINTAATFPTFEKPTVQFNEKGWGPCELPDTFKDVPYQPFSKNDRLGKICDWTSTSNNDKKYQNKYASSFGTGNQYSYYHEEDETTFHLVDTARVQKPPHQRGRFRNMRNSRSGRGRNARGGLNTHGMTTLSGKNVKARDPRHGGRGMGKKFGHRGPPPKMRESSVAVRADWASIEEMDFPRLIKLSLPNIKEGVDIVTCGTLEYYDKTYDRINVKNEKPLQKIDRIVHTVTTTDDPVIRRLSKTVGNVFATDAILATIMCSTRSNYSWDIVIEKVGDKIFMDKRDHTEFDLLTVNESSVEPPTDDDSSCNSPRNLAIEATFINHNFSQQVLKTGDQEAKFKFEEGNPFISEDEDIQVASVGYRYKKWELGSDIVLVARCEHDGVLQTPSGEPQFMSIKALNEWDSKLANGVEWRQKLDTQRGAVLANELRNNACKLAKWTVQAVLAGSDQLKLGYVSRINPRDHSRHVILGTQQFKPHEFATQINLSMDNAWGVLRCIIDLVMKQKDGKYLIMKDPNKPIIRLYDIPDNTFDSDDSDDGEGDDEGFQQVYNYAHNKI encoded by the exons ATGAGCGAGACCATTAACACCGCGGCGACCTTCCCGACCTTCGAGAAGCCGACCGTGCAGTTCAACGAGAAGGGCTGGGGCCCCTGCGAGCTGCCCGATACGTTCAAGGATGTGCCGTACCAGCCGTTCAGCAAGAACGATCGCCTGGGCAAGATCTGCGACTGGACGAGCACCTCGAACAACGACAAGAAGTACCAGA ACAAGTACGCCTCCAGCTTCGGCACTGGCAACCAGTACTCGTACTACCATGAGGAGGACGAGACCACCTTCCACCTGGTGGACACCGCGCGCGTCCAGAAGCCGCCCCATCAGCGCGGCAGGTTCCGAAACATGAGGAACTCGCGCTCCGGTCGCGGCAGGAATGCCCGTGGTGGCCTCAATACCCACGGCATGACCACGCTCAGTGGCAAGAACGTGAAGGCCCGGGATCCGCGTCATGGCGGTCGCGGCATGGGCAAGAAGTTCGGCCATCGCGGACCACCGCCCAAGATGCGCGAATCCTCGGTGGCCGTGCGCGCCGACTGGGCGTCCATCGAGGAGATGGACTTCCCGCGACTCATCAAGCTGTCGCTGCCGAACATCAAGGAGGGCGTCGATATCGTCACCTGCGGCACTCTGGAGTACTACGACAAGACCTACGACCGCATCAACGTGAAGAACGAGAAGCCGCTGCAGAAGATCGACCGCATCGTGCACACGGTGACCACCACAGACGATCCCGTCATCCGGCGTTTGTCCAAGACCGTCGGCAACGTCTTCGCCACGGACGCCATCCTGGCCACCATCATGTGCTCCACGCGATCGAACTACTCCTGGGACATTGTCATCGAGAAAGTCG GCGACAAGATCTTCATGGACAAGCGTGACCACACCGAGTTTGACCTGCTGACCGTGAACGAGAGCAGCGTGGAGCCCCCGACCGACGACGACAGCTCTTGCAACTCGCCCCGCAACCTGGCCATCGAGGCCACTTTTATCAACCACAACTTCAGCCAGCAAGTGCTGAAGACCGGCGACCAGGAGGCCAAGTTCAAGTTCGAGGAGGGCAATCCGTTCATCAGCGAGGACGAGGATATCCAAGTGGCCAGCGTGGGCTATCGCTACAAGAAGTGGGAGCTGGGAAGCGACATT GTTCTGGTGGCGCGTTGCGAGCACGATGGTGTCCTGCAGACGCCCAGCGGCGAGCCGCAGTTCATGTCCATCAAGGCGCTCAACGAGTGGGACTCGAAGCTGGCCAACGGCGTGGAGTGGCGTCAGAAGTTGGACACGCAGCGCGGCGCCGTGCTGGCCAACGAGCTGAGGAACAACGCATGCAAGCTGGCCAAGTGGACCGTGCAGGCTGTGCTGGCCGGGTCCGATCAGCTGAAGCTAGGCTATGTGTCGCGTATTAATCCGCGAGACCACTCGCGCCATGTCATCCTCGGCACGCAGCAGTTCAAGCCGCACGAGTTCGCCACCCAGATCAACCTGAGCATGGACAATGCCTGGGGAGTGCTGCGGTGCATCATCGATCTGGTGATGAAGCAGAAGGACGGCAAATACCTGATCATGAAGGACCCCAACAAGCCGATCATCCGTCTGTACGACATCCCAGACAACACATTCGACTCCGATGACTCGGACGATGGCGAGGGCGACGACGAAGGGTTCCAGCAGGTCTACAACTACGCGCACAACAAGATTTGA